ttattttttattttttacgacaaCTTTTACACAttctaactttttaaattaaactatatttattgccAAATCAATTCTTAATAATCTAGTATTATTGAATAGCAGTTTTAACTGCTGATACCTTTAAATGTTTAGATGAATActtctcttaataatatttcttattcaaCCTGTTAGGTATTGTAATTGTCGTACTATTgatgaaaacttaaataaaatgtgtaagTAGTCATTTCGTATTTTATGTGAAATGTTTCAACATTTTTCAACCgacatataatactttattttgatgGATGTAGGAAACACGTCTTTAAAGTAAATGTTCCCACAATAATCAGTAATAGCTAATTATAGCAATACCGTTGATGACGCTTATATCTTTTTGTCATTGTAAGATCGTGACCcacagtgcgattctgtaagtcTATATTTcatatctcacttgtgaaatgttgaccACCGACTTACGATGATACCATTGTGATATGTGTATTCtataaatgttgtaatttttgtaGACAATATAGCATTTcaaattctgacatttcatgTTTGGGTTTTGCGGTGAGTTTCaaatttcttcttacagaatactcCTACTGAGGTGAAtttgtacttataaaaaaacagtacTGAACGAAAaatcagtataaaataaatatttccatcCACACGCATATCTTATACTCAGTATTtaatacctaaaatataatagtagatTCATATCATGTTTTCTATGAGTACCAAGAGGAttatttataaggttttttttatagatttttttatatttattaatgtaaatagtcttaagtaaataaaaaataaataaattgagaacttaaataagtatttatttacgaatcaaaataaatatagctaccgtacaaattataatgaaatggtggcaagaactCAATAGCACTTCCACGTTGAATTGAAATTCCGATTTTATGGGCGAAAAATTAACCAGCAACTGTCACCCGTGGAGGAAATACGACAGGGTATTCTGTGTAAGGAATATATTTTCactattatttcaaataccgacttcaaatgtaaattttgaattattttaaacagagGCTTATAACACGGATACGAATAACATTATGTGAAAGTTACTATAAAGGagtggaaataaaataaaggagAATGGCAAAGTAATCAATCACTTTACTAAAaccattaaagtttttattattcatactaGTTTACATTCACGAATTCGTCCGCAAAGTGTGGCAGAGTTCTTAAGTACTTTATATCCTTCTCTGTATCGCTGACAATAGGTatgaaaaattcaataataataatcagttgAGTAGTCAAGGTGTAAAAGCATAACAAAATAAAcggactttcgcatttatgagaATAAAACTCAATATCAGCACGTatcagataattataatttattaagcaaactattacaatttattaagataACGGGCAATTCATCGAACTGCTAATCTTCAGTTTTGTAATTTTCagtgatattatatttcaatgcttttaataaaaaaaaatataataaacataaaaattgccAATGTGACTTTCGATAGTACGCAGTTTGATATTGGACCTAGTTATTTGTTCTAAGTGTGTCGTTTTTCAAACTTTTTCACATGCATCTTTAttggtttttttatgttatagatattttaaaagcgCGTGTAGTCTTAAAATTGTGACTTTGTATCTATAAGAAGGCTATAACTAAAGTGTTTATCAATGAACcagttttaataatgaaataatgcatattttaaGTTGATAGgcaaatacacaaaataaatgaattttcagTTTTCTgaatatcaaacaaaatttgAAACGTTTTAATCGATTTATTGTGATACGTTGATCGGGTATTAGGATTGAATTTATTCACATAAAGTTCtttcttaatgtttttattgcttAGTCTAAGTATACATAACTAAAATgctataatacattattaagtaaatatagttCTGTAGTAATTTAATGGTGAGACAGAACGTATTGTGGCGCGTGATGCTGAGCGTGAGCTGGCTGAGCGTGTGTTGACGGAGCGGAGTTTTCTACTTGAGCATTGAATCTgtaataagtaaatacaattaaagataaataaattgtaaaatagatCCAAGGCTTAAAGGATTATAGTCCTGCTTgtcaagttttaataaaatctatgaacATAATACTAATGTAAGAAAAATCAtaagttgaattatatttaaataaaaattcaaatagtaAAGTCATATCTCATCTCATTCATCATTAGATCAGttggtaaaaagtaaaaaaattacccGTTATGCTTGTCAGCGTTGTAATGGACGGTGCGTACGGAACCATCGGGTTGGTGCAGACTGTAGGAGCCGGTCACGTGGTCACCATCACGAGTTTCGTGCTGAGACTTGATGTCACCAGTGTGATGGTCTTCTACGTTGTATTGGAACTCGTATTTAGGGTGCGACtgcaaaacataattttattagaattttatatttagaatgataattaaataataacactgaatacatattataaaactatatgatACTTACGTAGTAATCCTGGTGTTCATGAGCGTCATTGTGTTGGCTGTGGTAGACGGGAGCTTGATGGTATGCGATAGGAGTAGCGTGGTGAACTACAGGAGCAGAGTGAACAatgggagcagcgtggtgaacgGAAACAGCGGGTTGATGGTATGCGACCGGAGCAGCGTGGACGGCGATGGGTTGGACGTGGTTGTAGCCATGTTGGTTGTGGGAGATATCGTGACGGATGATTGATTGAGAAGAAGTTGCGTGACCATGACTTTGTCCATGATGCTGCGCGCTTGCTACCATCAGCGAAGCTGCTAGGAAAAGTACCTAGAAAAAAGTATGTtagagataaataatttaaatttaaaacgtagtAAAACTATATGAGACATGTTAAtaacgaatttaatataaaattcgtgacaataaataaaaataatgctttgacaaaaataatttattaaattcgatCTTACTTTGAATaacattttgtgttttttgttttgtgttcgGGATTCGAATGATATTAAATCGAGATTACTCgtgcttttatatacataatctcTTACTACGTGTTTATTATGGACATTTTACGTACGTTTGATTGAGGTGACAACTTAAAACAAGTTTTCacattcaaaattgttttaattattaagcaatttaaattCCTTAACCTTTtttatctacttaataaatttattaaatggctGACTGATATTCAAGGAATACCCTAAGCCAGTGAGTCTAACGGCGTGAAATTTGGCACAGGTATTCTTCATGGAACGTAGACGTAGGGGGTATCCCCTAAGAGAGTCGAATGGCATTTATATGGGTTTGTttgaaatagattaaattaaaaacatattatatgaaggaaaacatgcaAAACTCCAATCAAGGTTCCTGCTTGGAAATCGGTATGTGttagtaaaagataaaagaactgcgacaatataataattcactGGGTTAAGTTTTgtgtatattactattattcttattaataattttttcctttttcgGCACATTATTTAGCGGTATTTTTTCAAAACGTAATAaaagtgaattaaaatattgtatcgtTACTTTCAAgttcgtataaaatttatttcaacctTAAATAAGTAGACAGATaagtataaaacataaaataggtACACTGACGGACTCATAAACTGCATCAATGTTCAAAGTCACTTTGAAATAGACATTTTAACCATGTGTTCATaagtaattatacttttttaaattgaaacctaTAGTTTGATGCTGACTTGACTCTTTGTATACGTTTTgcttataacttaaataatttgcaGGTGGCCAAATACTTTTGAGCGGTAGTTCATATGcctttattatttacgttatgTGTATGTTTGTATACTGGATTCCATACCATAActtatttcttaacaaaatggataattgtacataaaattggttatggtttttttattgaattataaatttttataataaaaaaagttgaagtacgattttttttttcttttaataattatgctgAATTTCCTCTACGTGCCCTTATTTCAGATTCTATTCGGTGCCGCATATATCTGATAAGGTTTATTAAACGATCTTGCGAAATATTGTTccaattttgttttgaattccGATAGTATACTAAAGGCTTTTTTGATAACATatccaataaaataacaattcactTAAAATCATCTGCTCGTACATTAGATGCAATAGGTTTCTAAATGagttattgatttttcattCGAAACAGTCTTTGTTGATATcttaaaagcatttaaaataaatattaaaaaaactaacgacATGGGGGGTATTTTGGTAAAATtcatcccatcaaaaacataaatgtaaacatGAGAgctaagttaaatattatgatatatatatctttatttaacttggctctcatttttacatttatgtttttgatgggatatcactactttttgtatacaaattattagtaggtacttattaataacaaaattaataccaaatggtttttgttaagctattctattttcctacgtttacggggtataattgtattttttttgatacttttttatttttcttgtaggtacctctgaaatgttcgagtgaattgcccattcagtgtccggattttttttacgcgttttctgtttatacttaatttggccaagtcggggcggtataacgtgcgcagacggttgtactctacaatagagctctcttgtgccttgatttgacttggacctaaattgataagatgtactccatctaagtttttaactctggagaggtcaacgtaagcctgctctttacttaatgtAGTgaagcctatgtcgaaaagagcaccgtcaaggcgaaggccttatGATTTGTGTagagtagtagaatatgctaagcaaatagagaattgtttcctttgaacatatatgtacattacttaatatctgtaacttagtttggacttctagttcgcaaattaaattatttttaaattgaattgttatattacgtgcgctattgctgttgtcgacgtccccaatgtaaggtacatattatatattataaggtacactctatttttccattggacccattcaccagtcctttgctgacatcagcatgcttgctcgatacttttcttccaagcaataaggatccccgtttgtagcgctagagtacaaacttaaatcattccagttaagatatacatactctactacagtctcacgaaacctattttattgttgtatactagtatactcaaacaaaaaatatgcagtcgaatagactaggcagcttccatcagaaagcattgaaataattcttatgagcgcggttgccactcgctcagacacgtccgcgttaaggtttaatcgcaacgctcctatcccgctgctccggctaCGCGTCGCAcaccgtgtaccgaaatgcctattattattatttttttaagtataattattttgcaccattgatgtgcgctaaatgctagttaataacataataaatacgaaagtcggctatactcataagtaataaaacggaaatatttggaattaaaaaacttaagggtggtattcaacttgttatatattcacgtgaagaccttaaaatccacattaagaccagctgtcataagttttgattgctggttcttacatcattttttttattacagttattacaggaactagtATATAAGTATTCCTAATCGAcccaataaaaagaaaaattatattaaaatgataaaaaattaccagtttcagattttttcctttataataattatctacctgcatgcccaatttgaactttctaggtcacctggaagtaggttatagttttgatctataggtcagtcagtgataaaaatgacgatttttagacgttaatatctaaataaccatttgaggtgcgcttatgaaatttggaacacatatgtatcacGTGAGTCTCAATAtgtgagccaaatttgacacatttatgtcaaatagtttttgagttatgaggaggtcaaaagtagctccaaatggttcgtgtaatattacacacggtgctgctcgccagttctgttactagaatttggctgacacgctaccgcgtgtctagatcaaTAACGtcatatatattagatattgctCGTATAtagcagtattttttttctgtagtaCTGTTATTTTAACAAGAATTTGGACACGGGTTAATTTCCTAActtgttaaaattttgtaaacttCTAACAATTATTAAGACTGGAAACAGAAGCGATCTCAGTAATTAC
This genomic stretch from Vanessa atalanta chromosome 5, ilVanAtal1.2, whole genome shotgun sequence harbors:
- the LOC125064396 gene encoding cuticle protein 8-like, which gives rise to MLFKVLFLAASLMVASAQHHGQSHGHATSSQSIIRHDISHNQHGYNHVQPIAVHAAPVAYHQPAVSVHHAAPIVHSAPVVHHATPIAYHQAPVYHSQHNDAHEHQDYYSHPKYEFQYNVEDHHTGDIKSQHETRDGDHVTGSYSLHQPDGSVRTVHYNADKHNGFNAQVENSAPSTHAQPAHAQHHAPQYVLSHH